GGGCGCGCGAGAACGCGGCGGCCCGGCCGGCGGCGGTGTCGGCGTGCACCGCGATCTCACCCGGCTCGTCGGTGGAGGCCGCGCCCACGACCACCGGCACGACCGTGCCCCCGCGGGGCGAGTCCACGACGTCGGCCACCACGACCGTGACGTTGTCGGGGCCACCGGAGCGCAGTGCCAGCTGCACCAGGCGTTCGGCGGCGGCGTCGGCGGACCCGGTACCGAGGGTCTCGGCGATGGTTTCGGTGCTCACCGGGTCGGACAGACCGTCCGAGCAGAGGAGGTAGCGGTCGCCCACCCGCGCCTGGCGGACGTTGGTGGTGGGCTCGACGGGCTCACCGGTGAGCGCCTTGAGGATGAGCGAGCGACGCGGGTGCACGTGCGCTTCCTCAGCGGTGAGCTCGCCACGGTCGACGAGCGACTGGACGAAGGTGTCGTCCTTGGTGATCTGCGTGAGGACGTCGTCGCGGAGCAGGTACGCGCGCGAATCACCCACGTGGAGCAGGCCCATGCGGCGGCCGTCGAACAGGAGGGCGGTGAGCGTGCAACCCATGCCGTCGGCCTCCGGATGCGCCTCGACGTGCGCGGCGATCGCCTGGTTGCCCTCGTGCATGGCCCGGCTGAGCGCACCGGCCAGGTCCGACCCCGGTTGGTCCTCGTCGAGCTTGGCCAGGGTCGCGACCATGATCTGGCTGGCCAACTCGCCCGCGGCGTGGCCCCCCATGCCGTCGGCCAGCACGAGGACCCGGGGCGCGGCGTACGCGGAGTCCTCGTTGTTGTCCCGCACCATCCCCGTGTGGGAGCGGGCGGCGTAACTGAGCGCGGGGGTCACGCGCGCAGCTCGATCACGGTCTTGCCGATCCGGATCGGCGTGCCGGCGGCCACCTTGACCGGGGTCGTCACCCGCGTCCTGTCCAGATAGGTGCCGTTGGTCGAACCGAGGTCCTCCAGGAACCAGTCCGGCCCGTGGGGCGACAGCCTGGCGTGTTGGTTGGATGCGTAGTCGTCGTCGATCACCAGGGTGCACGAGTCGGCCCGGCCGAGCAGGACCGGTTGTTCGGACAGCGTGATGCGGGTCCCGGCGAGGGCGCCCTGGGTGACGACGAGGTGGCGGATCGCCTTGGTTCCCCGGCCGAGGAATCCGCCACGGCGCTCACCCTGGCCGCCCGACCGCATCCCGACGTTGCCGAACACATCGGTCTTCAACGCCCGCAGGACGAGGTAGATGAACAGCCACAACAGCACCAGGAGGAGGCCACGCGAGAGTTGTAGGACGAGTCCCTGCACGAGTTCGGTCCTCCCCTCTCCGGTCAGGTCACCTCGGGCGACGTGTGATCGCCCCCGGAGGTTCCCGGGGGTCCATGCCTGTCGAGGCTAGTCGAACCGGACGGTTATCTCCGAGTGTCCGACGCGGATCACGTCGCCGTCCGCCAGCTGCCAGTCCTGAACGGGGCCCTCGTTGACCGTGGTCCCGTTGGTGGAGCCCAGGTCGGTCAGGACCGCCTCGCGGCCGTCGAACCGGATGTCCGCGTGCTGCCGGGACACCCCGGTGTCAGGGAGGCGGAAGGCCGCGTCCTGGCCGCGGCCGAGCAGGTTGGAGCCGCGCTGGAGGCGGAAGGTGCGCCCGGATCCGTCCTCGAGGTGCAGTGTCACGGTGAGCGAGGCCCGACCCTGGGTGATCTGCGTCGGGGCGTCGGACGGGCCACCCCAGCCGGTGTTCTGGCCTGCGGACCCGGACCGGGTGGCGACGGGGTAGTTGGAGGCGGGTGCCTGCATGGGGTTCTTCTCCTGACTGGCGCTCGGCGACGCGGGGGACGGCGAGGACGGAGCCGGATGGCCCGGTGCCGGTGCCGGCGCGGCGGCCGAGATGTGGAACGGGACGGCGTCGGGGTCCACGACCCCGTTGATCCGCATCTGCCCGGTGTGCAGGTCGTCGCGTTCGACGAAGGTGATGGTGACCGGGCCGTAGGTCTCCCAGCCCTGCTCCGCGATGTGGTCCGAGAGATGGCGGGAGAAGGTCTTGACGGCCAGGGCCTCGTCCTCCGTGAAGGACGCGTAGTCCGACCGGGCGAGGGTGATGGTGTAGCTGTTGGAGACCAGCAGGTGACCGTCGACCACCTTGAGGGAGGCCTCGGACTGCTTCCGCAGCTGCGCCTCCACCTCGGCCGCCACCACCTTGCCGCCGAAGAGACGGGCGAAGGCGTCCCCGACCGCGCCCTGGAGTGTGCGTTCGAACTTGCCGACGATTCCCACGAGCGCCTCCTCTTCCTGGTACGTGTCCGGACGTCCGGTCGCCGCGCGTGTCGGCGGCATCCGGTCGATCATAGAGGCGGGGGCGGCCCGAAGCACGCGTCCAGCGTCCCCGGAGCCCGGGTGGTCGGGCTCCACCAGCGGATTGGTACGGCTGGTGTGGCGCGTGTTAACGTATTCGGGCGTTACTCGGGCGAGTGGCGGAATGGCAGACGCGCTGGCTTCAGGTGCCAGTGTCCTTCGGGACGTGGGGGTTCAAGTCCCCCTTCGCCCACCACGAGCAGTTGGAGTCGAGAACTGCAGCGGCCGAAGCCGGGATTGTTCCTGGCTGAGGCCGCTTTTTTGTGTGCCGAAGGCTTGGCCGGGAGGTCGCGGGATCTCGGGGTCGATGTCCCCTGACGGGGCCGGAGGTATCGACTTCGTGGTAATCGCGGTTCGGGTCGGTGGGTTCCGCTGGGCGGCGTTAGTCTCGACTCATGAAGACTCCTGACCTCGCCAAGGTGCGGGCTATGTTGTGGTCCGCTGCCGACGAACTGCGAGCCAACTCAAAGCTGACGCCGGGCCAATACCGCGATCCAGTGCTAGGACTGGTGTTCCTTGCATACGCAGAGAACCGCTTCGAGGCGGTACGTGGCGAGGTCGAGGCGAAGGCCACCAAGCGCAACCCTGCAACAGCTGCGGACTTTAAGGCGAAGTCCGTGCTCTATGTGCCCGATGAGTCGCGCTTGTCTTACCTCGTCGAGTTGCCGGAGGGCGACGATATTGGCAAGGCCACCGATGAGGCAATCAAGGCTATTGAGGAAGCCAACCCAGAGCTCAAGGACATCTTGCCGCGTGGCTACCAGAAACTGGAACCCTCAACCCTGACCGAGTTGCTTCGGCTCTTCGCACCGCTACCTACACAGCTCGAAGGAGATGCCTTCGGCTTCGTCTACGAAGACTTCCTCTCCAACTTCGCAGCGCAGGAAGGCAAGGGCGGCGGCGAGTACTTCACTCCATACTCCATCGTCCGCCTTATTGTCGAGATCCTGGAACCGTTCCAAGGCCGCGTCTTTGACCCGGCGTGCGGGTCGGGCGGCATGTTCGTGCAGTGCGCAAAGTTCGTCGAACGCCACCATGAGTCGGCCAGCCGCAAGCTCTCAGTTTTCGGTGCGGAAAAGACTGAGGACACAATCCCGTTGGCGAAGATGAACCTGGCGCTTCACGGACTCTCAGGCGATATTCGCCAAGCCAACAGCTACTACGAAGATCCGCACAGCGCGGTCGGTGCCTTCGACTATGTGATGGCCAATCCGCCGTTCAACGTGGACAAGATCAAGAAGGATCAGCTGGCCGGCGATAAAAGGTTCCCATTTGGCCTGCCTAAAGCCGATAACGGCAACTTCCTGTGGATCCAACAATTTTACGCGGCACTCTCCCCACAAGGGAGGGCAGGCTTCGTCATGGCGAACTCGGCCGCAGACGCGGGCCACTCCGAGAAGGAGATCCGCAAGCAGTTGATCGAGTCCGGGACCGTAGATGTGATGATCTCCATCAGCCCCAATTTCTTCTACACCGTCACACTGCCAGTGACCCTGTGGTTCCTCGACAAGTCCAAGGCTGGGACTACGCGCGAGGACACCGTGCTGTTCCTCGACGCTCGGCACATCTACAACCAGATTGACCGCGCCCACCGCGACTTCACGCCAGACCAGATCGAGTTCTTGGCCAACATTGTGCGGCTCTACCGCGGCGAGGATATCGAGACCACTGACAGCAGCGAAACTCTGCTCAAGGAAAACTACCCTGACGGGAAATACGTTGACGTACCAGGTCTGTGCAGGGTCGCAACTCGTACCGAGATCGAGGCACAGGGCTGGAGCCTGAACCCTGGCCGTTACACCGGCACGGCAGCAGTCGACGAGAGCGACGTCGATTTTATCGGCGACCTTTCGGCGCTGTACGAGGAGTTCACGATGTTAAGTGACGAGGCAGACACTCTGCGTACGAAGGTCGATGCTGCTGTTCAAGGGATTCTTGAGGTATGAGCGAATGGCGTGACAAGGCAATCGGAGATCTCGGCACAGTGGTAACTGGCAGTACACCACCGTCTCGGCATCCGGACTGGTTTGGGAACGAAGTGCCGTTCGTGACCCCGAGCGACATGAACGAGGGTGACCGACGCCCGAGTCCGGGGAGGTGTCTTTCTCGCCTAGGACGAGTGGGGCTCAGGACTCGAATTGTTCCGGCGAATGCTGTCGCGTTCGTTTGCATTGGGGCCACCATCGGCAAGGTTTGTTTGCTTCCGACTGAGTCGGTAACGAACCAGCAGATCAACACAATCGTCCCGAACTCCGATACCGACAGCAGGTTTCTCTACTACCTACTTCGATACGCGGCCCAGGGGATTGCGCAGGGCGCCAGTGGGGCCGCAACACCGATTATCAATAAGTCGGTGTTCGCATCGGTTGTTGTGCGAGTGCCTGACCTGGCGACACAAATCGGGATCGGCCAAGTTCTAGGGTCGTTCGACGATTTGATCGAGAATAATCGGCGGCGGGTGGAGGTGTTGGAGGAGATGGCGCGGGCCATCTACCACGAGTGGTTCGTGAAGTTCCGCTATCCTGGCCACAGTGACGTACCCCTGATCGACTCCTCCCTCGGCCCAATACCCGAGGGATGGATGACCTCCCGACTTGGTGAAGTTGCCACATTCAAAGGTGGCAGCACGACCACGAAATCCGCTTATGTCGACGATGGATACCGTGCCTTCAGTGCAGCTGGCCAAGACGGCTATCTACCTACGTTCGAGGTGGAAGGTGATGGCGTGGTGTTGTCGGCTGTAGGTGCTCGTTGTGGACGAACATTCTGGGCATCTGGCAGGTGGTCGTCGATTGCTAATACAATCAAGATTCTGCCGAAAGATGCTTCGGGAATGGCAATCTGGCTTTATTTTGCGACCGCAAATCCAGCGATCTGGCCAAAACGTGGATCGGCTCAGCCATTCGTCTCCATCAATGATGCCCGCAACGTACCAGTTGTCGTTGCAAAAAAATCTAGTCACGAACTATTTGAATCGGTTGTGCGCCCGATATTTGATCAAGCACATGCGCTTCGAACGATGACCGTCGGTCTTATCGACATGCGAGATGTTCTCCTGCCCAGGCTCGTCACTGGGCAGATTGATGTGTCGACACTCAATCTTGACGCACTACTTGAGGGGGCGACGGCGTGATGATGGCCAAGGGGCCGGAGTACGTCTACGTCGAGAAGCCAAGCATGGAAGTGCTTGCCAAGCTTGGCTGGACGCCGGTCGACGCCTTCGCCGAAGTCCTTGGCGCGCAGGGCACTCTAGGTCGCGACTCTCAGCGCGACGTCGTACTCACTCACCGGCTGCGGTCAGCGATGCGCACTCTCAACCCCGAGCACGTGCCCCACGCTTCGATCGACGAAGCGATCGAGGTACTCACCAAGGACCGTTCGGTCATGAACCGAGTGCGCGCAAACCGTGAGGTCCACGACCTGCTGCGTGATGGATACCAGGCCGAATGGGTCGACGAGGCCGGCAACAAGCAGATCGAAAGACTCCAATACTTCGACCTGGATAACGCTTTAAGCAATGATCTGCTGGCTGTCCAGCAGATGTGGGTCAAGGGCAACCTCCACAGTCGCCGCCTGGATGTTGCGCTGTTTGTCAACGGAGTGCCGTTGGTGTTGATGGAGTTCAAGGAACCCAACGAGCCCGTCAAGTCGGCGTACGACAATAACCTGACCGACAACCGCGACACCATCCCTCAGCTGTTTATCCCGAACTGCTTTGTGCTGCTGTCCAACGGTGGAGAAGCCAAAATCGGGTCAACGTTCTCGCCGTGGGAGTTCTTCAATGACTGGAAGGTCGTCGACTCCCATGGCACACGCGGCGCTATCGCCTTGGAGACCGCTTTGCGCGGCACCTGTGATCCGGCGGTCCTGCTCGACCTGTTCGAAAACTTTGTCGCATACATGGAGCGTCCCGGCGGACTAATCAAGGTTTTGGCGCGCTCGCATCAGTACCTGGGGGTGAACGCCGCGATCGAAAATCTCCACCGTGCGCGGACAGAACACGACAAGCGGCTCGGGGTGTTCTGGCACACCCAGGGCTCGGGTAAGTCGCTGTCGATGCTGTGGTTCACGCAGAAGGTGCTGCGCCAGGTGCCGGGCAAGTGGACGTTTGTGATGGTCACCGACCGTAAGGAACTCGACACGCAGCTGCATGGAGAGTTCGCCGCGGCGGGCGCGATTTCGCCGGAGGCTCGAGTGCATGCGGATTCTGTCGCGCACTTGCGTGAGCTGCTAGCCGCTGATCACCGGTACGTGTTCACCCTGATTCAGAAATTCCAGCCGTCCAA
This Dietzia psychralcaliphila DNA region includes the following protein-coding sequences:
- a CDS encoding PP2C family protein-serine/threonine phosphatase, encoding MTPALSYAARSHTGMVRDNNEDSAYAAPRVLVLADGMGGHAAGELASQIMVATLAKLDEDQPGSDLAGALSRAMHEGNQAIAAHVEAHPEADGMGCTLTALLFDGRRMGLLHVGDSRAYLLRDDVLTQITKDDTFVQSLVDRGELTAEEAHVHPRRSLILKALTGEPVEPTTNVRQARVGDRYLLCSDGLSDPVSTETIAETLGTGSADAAAERLVQLALRSGGPDNVTVVVADVVDSPRGGTVVPVVVGAASTDEPGEIAVHADTAAGRAAAFSRAQVASQGAAAGAAGSGGAGGGTANGTGDESHDDEVDPAAPRGTRWRFALSVVGVLALIAGIVGVSALLVRSNYFVTEEDSQVVVKRGISGEVFGISLASVSQVACLTADGTLTLHDPEAIPSGCDVFTLGDLREPARESVRAGMPSGSLSDANAQVSRLAQDNLLPACEPEEAGEEPAEAITSPSSPTASPQPSNQQPSPQPSSEQPSPQPSPRPTPAPVPGVDCRAVS
- a CDS encoding FHA domain-containing protein FhaB/FipA is translated as MQGLVLQLSRGLLLVLLWLFIYLVLRALKTDVFGNVGMRSGGQGERRGGFLGRGTKAIRHLVVTQGALAGTRITLSEQPVLLGRADSCTLVIDDDYASNQHARLSPHGPDWFLEDLGSTNGTYLDRTRVTTPVKVAAGTPIRIGKTVIELRA
- a CDS encoding DUF3662 and FHA domain-containing protein; translation: MPPTRAATGRPDTYQEEEALVGIVGKFERTLQGAVGDAFARLFGGKVVAAEVEAQLRKQSEASLKVVDGHLLVSNSYTITLARSDYASFTEDEALAVKTFSRHLSDHIAEQGWETYGPVTITFVERDDLHTGQMRINGVVDPDAVPFHISAAAPAPAPGHPAPSSPSPASPSASQEKNPMQAPASNYPVATRSGSAGQNTGWGGPSDAPTQITQGRASLTVTLHLEDGSGRTFRLQRGSNLLGRGQDAAFRLPDTGVSRQHADIRFDGREAVLTDLGSTNGTTVNEGPVQDWQLADGDVIRVGHSEITVRFD
- a CDS encoding type I restriction-modification system subunit M, with protein sequence MKTPDLAKVRAMLWSAADELRANSKLTPGQYRDPVLGLVFLAYAENRFEAVRGEVEAKATKRNPATAADFKAKSVLYVPDESRLSYLVELPEGDDIGKATDEAIKAIEEANPELKDILPRGYQKLEPSTLTELLRLFAPLPTQLEGDAFGFVYEDFLSNFAAQEGKGGGEYFTPYSIVRLIVEILEPFQGRVFDPACGSGGMFVQCAKFVERHHESASRKLSVFGAEKTEDTIPLAKMNLALHGLSGDIRQANSYYEDPHSAVGAFDYVMANPPFNVDKIKKDQLAGDKRFPFGLPKADNGNFLWIQQFYAALSPQGRAGFVMANSAADAGHSEKEIRKQLIESGTVDVMISISPNFFYTVTLPVTLWFLDKSKAGTTREDTVLFLDARHIYNQIDRAHRDFTPDQIEFLANIVRLYRGEDIETTDSSETLLKENYPDGKYVDVPGLCRVATRTEIEAQGWSLNPGRYTGTAAVDESDVDFIGDLSALYEEFTMLSDEADTLRTKVDAAVQGILEV
- a CDS encoding restriction endonuclease subunit S, giving the protein MSEWRDKAIGDLGTVVTGSTPPSRHPDWFGNEVPFVTPSDMNEGDRRPSPGRCLSRLGRVGLRTRIVPANAVAFVCIGATIGKVCLLPTESVTNQQINTIVPNSDTDSRFLYYLLRYAAQGIAQGASGAATPIINKSVFASVVVRVPDLATQIGIGQVLGSFDDLIENNRRRVEVLEEMARAIYHEWFVKFRYPGHSDVPLIDSSLGPIPEGWMTSRLGEVATFKGGSTTTKSAYVDDGYRAFSAAGQDGYLPTFEVEGDGVVLSAVGARCGRTFWASGRWSSIANTIKILPKDASGMAIWLYFATANPAIWPKRGSAQPFVSINDARNVPVVVAKKSSHELFESVVRPIFDQAHALRTMTVGLIDMRDVLLPRLVTGQIDVSTLNLDALLEGATA